In one window of Armatimonadota bacterium DNA:
- a CDS encoding Flp family type IVb pilin, with protein MIERIKALWSDEEGATMVEYALMLALIAIVCILVVTALGQKTGQTFDGAQTSLPGTGGQVQPTP; from the coding sequence ATGATCGAGCGGATCAAGGCACTGTGGAGCGATGAGGAGGGCGCCACGATGGTAGAGTACGCGCTGATGCTGGCGCTGATCGCCATTGTGTGCATCCTGGTCGTTACCGCCCTGGGCCAGAAGACGGGCCAGACTTTCGACGGCGCGCAGACCTCCCTCCCCGGCACTGGGGGTCAGGTTCAGCCGACCCCGTAG
- a CDS encoding DMT family transporter — MDSLAPVEVAPHGRHNVPVGAAWGVAMACFYSSVFLIWGRMTKVLPSPVVGFGAYAGALLVIVVGLLLAGRGEHLRPARRHWSGLLIIGAIGFTINASALAGIALSTATKAAILTRTDTFFAALLAVLFIGERLGRGAIPGLLLMFAGAGLSMDVRLSELTLPSGADLLFLVAALCLGLNAVIIKTRLRHLSRFTVAAFNIGVTMCLFAVLVTVGGQWGEVSRLVSPALGLPILLCGCLMVGSYISYYSALALLQSWEARSFSLLVPPIVGVASLILFGETVGGVRVAGMACVVAGALIVNRARSAEEQRVLHSGAELRCGGLSERRDVE; from the coding sequence ATGGATTCTCTTGCCCCCGTCGAGGTCGCCCCGCACGGACGCCACAACGTCCCGGTTGGCGCTGCTTGGGGCGTCGCGATGGCGTGCTTCTACAGCTCGGTGTTCCTGATCTGGGGCCGGATGACGAAGGTGCTGCCCAGTCCGGTGGTCGGGTTCGGCGCGTATGCCGGCGCGCTGCTTGTGATCGTCGTCGGGCTACTGCTCGCGGGGCGAGGCGAGCACCTGCGTCCGGCGCGACGTCACTGGTCGGGCCTGCTCATCATCGGCGCGATTGGTTTCACGATCAACGCGAGCGCCCTGGCCGGTATCGCCCTGAGCACCGCGACCAAGGCCGCGATCCTCACCCGCACGGACACGTTCTTCGCAGCGCTGCTCGCCGTCCTGTTCATCGGGGAACGCCTGGGCCGGGGCGCGATTCCCGGGCTGCTGCTCATGTTCGCCGGCGCGGGATTGTCAATGGACGTGCGGCTGTCCGAGCTGACACTGCCGAGCGGGGCCGACTTGCTGTTCCTGGTGGCCGCCTTGTGCCTCGGGCTTAACGCGGTTATTATTAAGACCCGCCTGCGCCATCTCTCGCGGTTCACGGTGGCTGCTTTCAACATCGGGGTCACGATGTGTCTGTTCGCGGTTCTGGTCACCGTTGGCGGCCAGTGGGGTGAGGTGTCCCGCCTCGTCAGCCCGGCGCTCGGCTTGCCGATCCTGCTGTGCGGCTGCTTGATGGTGGGGAGCTACATCTCGTACTACAGCGCGTTGGCGCTGCTGCAGAGTTGGGAGGCGCGGTCGTTCTCGCTCTTGGTGCCGCCGATCGTAGGCGTGGCCTCGCTCATCCTGTTTGGCGAGACGGTGGGCGGAGTGCGGGTCGCGGGGATGGCGTGCGTGGTTGCCGGCGCGCTGATCGTGAATCGCGCGCGCAGCGCGGAGGAGCAGCGCGTCCTGCACTCGGGAGCTGAACTTCGTTGCGGCGGGCTGAGCGAGCGACGCGACGTGGAGTAA
- a CDS encoding Gfo/Idh/MocA family oxidoreductase gives MRFRCGVVGLGRGRWFVKALAGIEGVEVAAVCDPNPATFAEFSGLATYTDYERFLDEELDIVAIVSPGPAHAAQTLAALERGAHVLCETPCVYSIEEARRVVAAVERSGLKYMLAENYIWMDWCTSLLEMADAGRFGDIVYAEGDYTHDCRDAMLVDEGRSVPYAERRRHPNATKTWRATHLPPIQYCSHTLGPLLRIMNDRVVSAFGLSIAGKAAPDLVATDLESALLQTERGAIIRLTNGFAVAHPMAFYYNVVGTQGSAKVINAGDVMGKWWSEVGVNPQGWQELPVAFWQHRDGVGDLEAMVGEFVNSVRCDTKPPIDVHESMDMTVPGIVAHEAGLRGGVKLDVPDSRTWGSDE, from the coding sequence ATGAGATTTCGCTGCGGCGTGGTCGGGCTTGGCCGGGGGCGATGGTTCGTCAAGGCGCTCGCGGGTATCGAAGGCGTGGAGGTCGCGGCGGTCTGTGACCCGAACCCCGCGACATTCGCCGAGTTCTCGGGGTTGGCCACATATACAGACTATGAACGGTTCCTCGACGAGGAGTTGGACATCGTTGCGATCGTGAGCCCGGGCCCGGCGCACGCGGCGCAGACACTCGCGGCGCTGGAGCGGGGCGCGCACGTGCTGTGCGAAACGCCGTGTGTGTACTCCATCGAGGAAGCGCGCCGCGTCGTGGCCGCGGTCGAACGGAGCGGGCTCAAGTACATGCTCGCCGAGAACTACATCTGGATGGATTGGTGCACGTCGCTGCTGGAGATGGCGGATGCGGGCCGCTTCGGGGACATCGTCTATGCCGAGGGCGATTACACTCACGACTGTCGCGATGCGATGCTCGTGGATGAGGGCCGTTCCGTGCCGTACGCGGAGCGCCGGCGGCACCCCAACGCGACGAAGACATGGCGCGCGACGCACCTGCCGCCGATCCAGTACTGCTCGCACACCCTCGGCCCGCTGCTGAGGATCATGAACGACCGGGTCGTGTCGGCGTTCGGGTTGAGCATCGCGGGCAAGGCCGCGCCCGACTTGGTTGCGACGGATCTCGAGTCGGCGCTTCTGCAGACCGAGCGCGGCGCAATCATCCGGCTGACTAATGGATTCGCCGTCGCGCATCCCATGGCGTTTTACTACAATGTCGTCGGGACGCAAGGCTCGGCGAAGGTCATCAATGCGGGCGATGTTATGGGCAAGTGGTGGTCGGAGGTAGGAGTGAATCCTCAGGGCTGGCAGGAACTCCCGGTGGCGTTCTGGCAGCACCGCGATGGCGTGGGCGACCTCGAGGCCATGGTGGGGGAGTTTGTCAACAGCGTCCGCTGTGACACCAAGCCGCCGATTGATGTCCACGAGTCCATGGACATGACCGTGCCGGGCATCGTTGCCCACGAAGCCGGCCTGCGCGGCGGCGTTAAGCTGGATGTACCTGACTCGCGGACATGGGGGAGCGACGAGTGA
- a CDS encoding class I SAM-dependent methyltransferase: MYLTRGHGGATSEGAAECWPCGRAVRCEATAEDTVSSDWSTDEAARRWDLHAEALTAGYTAEGDVHRAVLLNPTLLELLGPVQGKRILDAGCGEGYLSRMLASAGARVVGVDYSGKMIEIARSRTPGDLAIEYVHGNCENLEFIASGGFDIVVSNMVLQDLADYRAAIAELHRVLAPGGALIFAILHPCFSTPGSGWVTDENERKLHWQVDGYFGEGVIELEWPRGAEQGLLYFRRTLTSYFEAVRNVGFVIDRLVEPKPSEEMLVKYPEFGDDLRMCHFLVLRAIKQAR, translated from the coding sequence ATGTACCTGACTCGCGGACATGGGGGAGCGACGAGTGAGGGAGCGGCCGAGTGCTGGCCCTGCGGCCGGGCGGTGCGGTGCGAAGCGACGGCGGAGGACACGGTGAGCAGCGATTGGAGCACAGATGAAGCGGCAAGACGGTGGGACCTGCACGCGGAGGCGCTAACGGCGGGTTACACGGCGGAAGGCGACGTCCACCGTGCGGTCTTGCTCAACCCAACCCTGCTCGAACTGCTCGGCCCGGTGCAGGGCAAGCGGATACTCGACGCCGGCTGTGGCGAGGGATATCTGAGCCGGATGCTGGCGAGTGCCGGCGCGCGCGTCGTGGGCGTTGACTACTCCGGGAAGATGATTGAGATCGCGCGGTCGAGGACGCCGGGGGATCTGGCAATTGAGTACGTCCACGGCAACTGCGAGAACCTGGAGTTCATCGCGTCCGGCGGATTCGACATCGTCGTATCCAACATGGTGCTGCAGGATCTCGCGGATTATCGTGCCGCGATTGCTGAGTTGCACCGCGTGCTGGCGCCCGGAGGGGCTTTGATCTTCGCGATCCTGCACCCGTGCTTTTCGACCCCGGGATCCGGTTGGGTCACCGACGAGAATGAGCGGAAGCTGCATTGGCAGGTGGATGGGTATTTCGGGGAAGGCGTGATTGAGTTGGAGTGGCCGAGGGGTGCCGAGCAAGGTTTGCTGTACTTCCGCAGGACCCTGACGAGCTACTTCGAAGCGGTTCGGAACGTCGGGTTTGTGATCGACAGGCTGGTGGAGCCGAAGCCGTCCGAGGAAATGTTGGTGAAATACCCGGAATTCGGGGACGACCTCCGCATGTGCCACTTCCTGGTCTTGCGCGCGATCAAGCAGGCGCGGTGA
- a CDS encoding creatininase family protein has translation MDRALTRDVQMQLMRPRQVEEAARRFPVVYVPFGLIEWHGPHLPLGNDALKAHAILVKCAEQSGGVVYPPVWFHADFDQQCLVSVITELFDRLKKMGFRVIIGVSGHNIDKQIEMINRALEPVVADSSVVGIGLWEVTLSQCEDSSTDHAAKWETSNMQFFYPELVDLGELPGGEIGPDWNRELGIGGLDPRAHASAAVGERNCELAAEAIGRKAQGLLDSLPAEHRSFALPRLSPEHWWSV, from the coding sequence ATGGACAGGGCATTGACACGCGACGTGCAGATGCAGTTGATGCGCCCGAGGCAGGTTGAAGAAGCCGCGCGGCGCTTTCCAGTGGTGTACGTGCCGTTCGGATTGATCGAGTGGCACGGGCCGCATTTGCCCTTGGGCAACGACGCGCTGAAGGCGCATGCGATTCTGGTGAAATGCGCCGAGCAGTCCGGCGGCGTGGTCTACCCGCCGGTGTGGTTTCACGCGGATTTCGATCAGCAGTGTCTCGTGTCCGTCATCACCGAACTGTTCGACCGTCTGAAGAAGATGGGGTTCCGCGTAATCATCGGCGTGTCGGGTCACAATATCGACAAGCAGATCGAGATGATCAATCGCGCGCTGGAGCCGGTCGTCGCCGACAGCAGCGTGGTCGGCATCGGCCTGTGGGAGGTCACGCTGAGCCAGTGCGAGGACTCCAGCACGGACCATGCGGCCAAGTGGGAAACGTCGAACATGCAGTTCTTCTATCCGGAGCTGGTGGATCTGGGCGAGCTGCCGGGGGGCGAGATCGGCCCTGACTGGAACCGCGAGTTGGGCATCGGCGGCCTCGATCCGCGCGCGCACGCGAGCGCGGCGGTTGGCGAGCGGAACTGCGAGCTGGCGGCGGAGGCGATCGGCCGCAAGGCGCAGGGACTGCTGGACTCCCTTCCCGCGGAGCACCGAAGCTTCGCGCTGCCGCGGCTATCGCCCGAGCACTGGTGGTCGGTGTAA
- a CDS encoding mechanosensitive ion channel family protein, whose amino-acid sequence MVDALRELAPWAKDALVASVVFCAFLLAMLAVRLLWLRILRPLVRRTDTELDDLVLVPVRGLIIWGLLLLGIYHSLNTLQAVQSNELASKWLGKALAVAWAVLAVITLLRLFNAIVSWYVQRAAEHAEHPRDISSQAGLARKIVNIAVLSIGILYVLQAAGVSISPLLAGGAIGGLAIALALQDTLANLFAGLYLNIDRPVAVGDFVKLESGEEGFVEEIGWRNTKVRLWANNVVVIPNQKLSQSVLTNYFLPKQEMSVYVWCGVAYDSDLQHVEDVTIEVAREVMQRVPGSALDWEPVVRWKEFGDFAITFVTVLRVHEFGSQYVLQSEFVKALHRRFKEEGIEIPFPIRTVIMKRPGAKAPAPAHAPSPDRVRAAQLGEGDLDEDEG is encoded by the coding sequence ATGGTGGATGCACTGCGAGAGCTTGCCCCGTGGGCGAAGGATGCCTTGGTCGCGAGCGTCGTATTCTGCGCCTTTCTCCTCGCAATGCTCGCGGTGCGGCTGCTGTGGCTGCGCATCCTGAGACCCCTGGTGAGGCGAACCGACACCGAACTCGATGACCTGGTTTTGGTGCCGGTGCGCGGCCTGATCATTTGGGGCCTGCTCCTGCTCGGAATCTACCATTCCCTCAACACCCTTCAGGCCGTCCAGTCCAACGAGCTTGCGAGCAAGTGGCTCGGCAAGGCCTTGGCCGTCGCATGGGCCGTGCTCGCCGTCATCACCTTGCTCAGGCTGTTCAACGCAATTGTATCGTGGTATGTGCAACGCGCCGCGGAGCACGCAGAGCACCCACGGGACATCAGCTCGCAGGCGGGCCTCGCGCGCAAGATCGTCAACATCGCCGTGCTCTCCATCGGCATTCTATATGTGCTGCAAGCGGCAGGGGTCTCGATCAGCCCGCTACTCGCCGGCGGCGCCATCGGGGGCCTCGCCATCGCGCTCGCGCTCCAGGACACCCTCGCGAACCTGTTCGCCGGGCTTTATCTCAATATCGACCGGCCGGTTGCGGTCGGGGACTTCGTCAAGCTCGAGTCCGGCGAGGAAGGGTTTGTCGAGGAAATCGGCTGGCGCAATACGAAGGTGCGGTTGTGGGCGAACAACGTGGTCGTGATTCCGAACCAGAAGCTCAGCCAAAGCGTGCTGACGAATTACTTCCTGCCCAAGCAGGAGATGTCGGTGTACGTGTGGTGCGGCGTCGCCTACGACAGCGATCTGCAGCACGTCGAGGACGTTACGATTGAGGTCGCTCGGGAAGTGATGCAGCGGGTGCCCGGCTCTGCCCTCGACTGGGAGCCGGTCGTGCGCTGGAAGGAATTCGGGGATTTCGCTATCACCTTCGTCACGGTGCTGCGCGTCCATGAATTCGGCAGCCAGTACGTCCTTCAATCCGAGTTTGTCAAGGCGCTGCACCGGCGCTTCAAGGAGGAAGGCATCGAGATCCCATTCCCCATCCGCACGGTGATCATGAAGCGGCCGGGCGCCAAGGCGCCCGCTCCCGCGCACGCGCCATCGCCGGATCGCGTGCGCGCTGCGCAACTGGGCGAGGGGGACCTCGACGAGGATGAGGGCTGA
- a CDS encoding flavodoxin family protein, whose protein sequence is MRILALAGSPRKRSNSEALMHAAVEGASEGGAAEVHAFRVGDMTISPCRACGGCGETGLCVVRDDMQQIYPLLRTAERLIIASPIFFGSVSAWLKAVFDRCQACWAEKYVVKQLVAPRPEGRKGLFISTSGTRIPTMFDGALAVIRPVFHVLDVEATPPVLVNGIDSLGDVWSRPETIEQAREAGRRLVAPGSRPAE, encoded by the coding sequence GTGAGGATTCTTGCGCTCGCGGGTAGCCCTCGCAAACGGAGCAATAGCGAGGCTCTGATGCACGCGGCAGTCGAGGGCGCGTCGGAGGGCGGTGCGGCTGAGGTGCACGCTTTTCGCGTCGGCGACATGACCATATCGCCGTGTCGCGCCTGCGGCGGGTGTGGCGAGACAGGGCTCTGCGTCGTCCGCGACGACATGCAACAGATCTATCCGCTGCTGCGTACCGCCGAACGGCTCATTATCGCGTCGCCCATCTTCTTTGGGAGCGTGAGCGCCTGGCTGAAGGCGGTGTTCGACCGCTGTCAGGCATGCTGGGCGGAGAAGTATGTCGTGAAGCAACTCGTCGCGCCGCGACCTGAGGGCCGCAAGGGGCTCTTCATCTCGACCAGCGGCACGCGCATCCCGACGATGTTCGACGGAGCGCTGGCGGTGATCAGACCGGTGTTTCACGTACTCGATGTCGAGGCGACACCGCCCGTGCTCGTCAACGGCATAGACTCCCTGGGCGACGTGTGGTCGCGGCCGGAGACGATCGAGCAGGCCCGGGAGGCAGGCCGTCGGCTCGTCGCGCCCGGCAGCCGGCCCGCTGAGTAG